Proteins from a single region of Bactrocera neohumeralis isolate Rockhampton unplaced genomic scaffold, APGP_CSIRO_Bneo_wtdbg2-racon-allhic-juicebox.fasta_v2 cluster10, whole genome shotgun sequence:
- the LOC126765395 gene encoding cytochrome c oxidase subunit 6C, with protein sequence MANAPATVSATKPVLRGLHNATIKKNLTVAIALTAVVTVAWSFLINSPKKEAYAQFYKNYDAQKSFERMKANGRFQGC encoded by the exons ATGGCCAATGCTCCAGCTACTGTAAGTGCAACTAAGCCGGTTTTACGTGGCCTGCATAATGCAACCATTAAGAAGAATTTGACTGTTGCCATTGCCCTAACTGCAGTCGTAACAGTTGCCTGGAGCTTTCTGATTAACAGTCCTAAAAAGGAGGCTTATGCTCAGTTCTACAA GAACTACGATGCGCAAAAGTCTTTTGAACGTATGAAGGCGAACGGCCGTTTCCAAGGCTGTTAG